From the genome of Parasteatoda tepidariorum isolate YZ-2023 chromosome X1, CAS_Ptep_4.0, whole genome shotgun sequence, one region includes:
- the LOC139427079 gene encoding uncharacterized protein, producing the protein MLPSVEEGDSCVACLSISSRHSVLHCTINVTADHKLHFNPSKSTTTFFTTNKHLYNYHPKLVFESQELIYEKHPKYLGFVLDPEFTSNKHIEHITLKARKRLNILKYIAGRDWGADATTLRTTFLALIRPILEYGSPIFCCASETNLNKLEQVQLSAARIIASLKQSYPANIAHYEANLLRLHTRRQASLVKYYSKLLSFGQHNKTSEYLSNWIFSQRLRKNSPFSQIVFQNLLVDNVEPHSLHSSLNPSEDLPEVFFHFNLPAPVNKKEFLPEHLKQLALEIIHSIPKQDAKIFTDGSKIDSPAGSGVYIETPDEKFSLCQRNPDFCSVFRSELLAINRGLEFVMQNDLYLKNLWIFSDSRSSLQHLNNRTQIGVKTSISIVNNLKLLSLQHNIHLQWVPSHIGIYGNDLADSLAKEGCSQPHPTSYDLTYLELYSLKKSQLLRDWLIPPTHHWYKGNKPGASLTLPFERRVCTTICRLATGHLKGLLFSEGTKTYPLCPKCHLHRTSADHILNCLGLLWEDIYSTPLLVFDFLQVNGFIDLV; encoded by the exons ATGTTGCCATCTGTCGAGGAGGGAGATAGTTGTGTTGCATGTTTGAGCATCTCTAGTCGCCACAGTGTTCTCCACTGT ACAATAAATGTCACCGCTGACCATAAACTTCACTTCAATCCAAGCAAATCTACAACTACCTTCTTCACTACAAATAAGCATTTGTATAATTATCACCCAAAACTGGTCTTTGAGAGCCAGGAACTTATCTATGAGAAACATCCAAAATACTTAGGCTTTGTTCTTGACCCTGAATTTACCAGCAATAAGCATATTGAACATATTACCTTGAAAGCTAGAAAGCGTTTGAACATTTTGAAGTACATTGCTGGCAGAGACTGGGGTGCGGATGCGACCACTCTGAGAACTACCTTTCTGGCTCTCATAAGGCCTATTCTCGAATACGGTTCACCAATTTTCTGCTGTGCTTCTGAGACCAATCTAAATAAACTTGAACAGGTCCAACTTAGTGCTGCCCGTATTATCGCAAGTTTGAAACAGAGTTACCCAGCCAACATTGCACATTATGAAGCTAACCTTTTGCGTCTCCATACCAGAAGACAAGCCAGCCTGGTAAAATATTATAGCAAGCTCCTCAGCTTTGGACAACATAACAAGACTTCCGAATACCTCAGTAATTGGATTTTTTCCCAAAGGCTCAGGAAAAACAGTCCATTTAGccaaatagtttttcaaaacctCCTTGTTGATAATGTAGAGCCGCACTCCCTTCACAGTTCTTTGAACCCTTCTGAAGATCTTCCAGAAGTTTTCTTCCATTTCAACCTTCCCGCTCCTGTCAATAAGAAGGAATTCCTGCCCGAACATCTGAAGCAACTGGCTCTCGAAATTATTCACTCTATTCCAAAACAAGACGCAAAAATTTTCACTGACGGCAGCAAAATCGATAGTCCTGCTGGTAGCGGAGTCTACATTGAGACTcctgatgaaaaattttctctctgCCAGCGTAACCCAGACTTCTGCTCCGTTTTCAGAAGTGAACTTCTGGCTATCAACAGGGGTCTGGAATTTGTTATGCAAAAtgacctttatttaaaaaacctttGGATATTCTCTGATAGCCGCAGCTCCCTGCAACATCTCAACAACCGGACCCAAATTGGCGTCAAAACCAGTATTTCCATCGTAAACAACCTAAAACTCTTGTCCCTCCAACATAATATTCACCTGCAGTGGGTTCCTTCTCACATTGGTATCTATGGTAATGATTTAGCTGACAGCCTAGCTAAAGAGGGTTGCAGCCAACCGCACCCTACCTCTTATGATCTTACCTATCTTGAACTTTACTCCCTGAAGAAATCCCAGCTTCTCAGAGACTGGTTGATTCCCCCCACCCACCATTGGTACAAGGGAAATAAGCCTGGAGCTTCTTTGACCCTTCCCTTTGAAAGGAGAGTCTGCACCACCATCTGCCGCCTAGCTACCGGCCATCTTAAAGGTTTACTATTTTCTGAGGGAACTAAAACCTACCCCCTCTGCCCTAAATGCCATCTACACCGGACTTCAGCCGATCACATCCTGAACTGTCTTGGTCTTCTCTGGGAAGACATTTACTCTACTCCTCTTTTGGTGTTTGATTTTCTTCAGGTCAACGGGTTCATAGATCTGGTCTGA